One Methylobacterium oryzae DNA window includes the following coding sequences:
- a CDS encoding phytoene desaturase, with protein MLTLAVDHRVAQEIDRRPHAVVVGSGFGGLAAAVRLGARGYRVTVLERLAQPGGRARVHRQDGFTFDAGPTIVTAPQLFEELWQLAGRRLADDVTLVPMDPFYRIRFADGTSFAYSGDVDRMRAEVARFAPDDVAGYERFMAHSRAVCRIGFEQLGHVPFGSVGAMLKIAPDLLRLSGHRSVHDVVARFIRDERLRTVFSFHPLLIGGNPFRASAIYCLIADLERRWGVHFAMGGTGQLVDGLVRLIRSQGGRLRLGVEVARIRVEAGAATGVDLTSGETIAADVVVSNADSAVTHARLLPEAQRWSPGRFQRARSSMGLFVWYFGTKRRYPAVDHHTILLGPRYRGLLADIFDRKVLAEDASLYLHRPTATDPSLAPPGCDAFYVLAPVPNLAGGQDWQTLAEPYRRRIAALLEASVMPGLSEAIVTSKVTTPLDFQDDFLSYRGSGFGLEPVLTQSAWFRPHNRSSAVRNLYLVGAGTHPGAGLPGVLSSARILDSVVPDARVTA; from the coding sequence ATGCTGACACTCGCGGTCGACCATCGGGTTGCGCAAGAGATCGATCGGCGCCCGCACGCCGTCGTGGTCGGCTCGGGCTTCGGCGGTCTCGCCGCGGCGGTCCGGCTGGGCGCGCGCGGCTATCGCGTCACCGTCTTGGAGCGCCTCGCGCAGCCCGGGGGACGGGCCCGCGTCCACCGGCAGGACGGCTTCACCTTCGACGCCGGTCCGACCATCGTCACCGCGCCCCAGCTCTTCGAGGAGTTGTGGCAGCTCGCCGGCCGCAGGCTCGCCGACGACGTGACGCTGGTGCCGATGGATCCCTTCTACCGGATCCGCTTCGCCGACGGCACGTCCTTCGCCTACAGCGGCGACGTGGACCGGATGCGCGCCGAGGTGGCCCGCTTCGCGCCGGACGACGTCGCGGGGTACGAGCGCTTCATGGCGCACAGCCGCGCCGTCTGCCGGATCGGGTTCGAGCAGCTCGGACACGTGCCGTTCGGCAGCGTCGGCGCGATGCTCAAGATCGCGCCCGACCTGCTGCGCCTCTCGGGACACCGCTCGGTGCACGACGTGGTGGCGCGCTTCATCCGCGACGAGCGGCTGCGCACGGTCTTCAGCTTCCATCCGCTCCTGATCGGCGGCAACCCGTTCCGGGCCAGCGCCATCTACTGCCTGATCGCCGACCTCGAGCGGCGCTGGGGCGTTCACTTCGCGATGGGCGGTACGGGGCAGCTGGTCGACGGGCTGGTGCGGCTGATCCGGTCGCAGGGCGGCCGCCTGCGCCTCGGCGTCGAGGTCGCGCGCATCCGGGTCGAGGCGGGGGCGGCCACCGGCGTCGACCTGACCAGCGGCGAGACGATCGCGGCCGACGTCGTGGTGTCCAACGCCGATTCGGCCGTGACGCACGCGCGCCTGCTTCCGGAGGCGCAGCGCTGGAGCCCGGGGCGGTTCCAGCGAGCCCGCTCGTCGATGGGACTATTCGTCTGGTACTTCGGCACCAAGCGGCGCTACCCGGCGGTGGATCACCACACGATCCTGCTCGGGCCCCGATACCGCGGCCTGCTCGCCGACATCTTCGACCGCAAGGTGCTGGCCGAGGACGCGAGCCTCTACCTGCATCGTCCGACCGCCACCGATCCGAGCCTCGCCCCACCGGGATGCGACGCCTTCTACGTGCTGGCCCCGGTGCCGAACCTCGCCGGCGGCCAGGATTGGCAGACCCTCGCCGAACCGTACCGGCGCCGGATCGCCGCCCTGCTCGAGGCGAGCGTGATGCCTGGCCTGTCGGAGGCCATCGTGACCTCGAAGGTGACGACGCCGCTGGATTTCCAGGACGATTTCCTGAGCTACCGGGGCTCCGGATTCGGCCTGGAGCCGGTGCTGACGCAATCGGCCTGGTTCCGTCCGCACAACCGGTCGAGCGCAGTCCGCAACCTCTACCTCGTGGGCGCCGGCACGCATCCGGGGGCCGGCCTCCCCGGGGTGCTGTCCTCCGCCCGCATCCTCGACAGCGTGGTCCCCGATGCCCGCGTTACCGCCTGA
- a CDS encoding sensor histidine kinase, which translates to MSPDHHAEGAGVPAVIPARRSWLSRRLHRFGRNGFSTQVYLIALVIALIGPGLLFTSILLMRYASAERARFEQDARENVRGIGLSLDRDTAGLVSVLQTLATSPRIRQGDFEAFDAQARLVRESIDLDVLLRRPNGQEMVNTGVPRGAPMPVVTLPFDQDLARGTQRAMVSGYVPGPTPSEATYAVGVPVMVDGEVGYILSFTVPLSRLQGILSREVVPGWTTGISDRSGIVLARLPDPEAVVGKQRLASLRQVQSSTPGVWEGQDRQHKPVVVIEARSRLTGWMVATSIPQALVDARVRRWIWAFAGFGLLVLATSSLLAVNLWSRVSRPLRLLAASGPALARGEAIPRVSSPVHEIQRLGVVLSEASLRLRTREEERDRALAETKRGLSALSESEARFRHMADSAPALIWMTDETGAVSFANLHFEHLFGLPAARFNDDGWHQIVHPDDLKNFRSAFTEAFEARIPFRTEARVIDRTGAVRWLQCEGVPRLDDAQNFLGYTGCNIDITDTKNAEEHLLLLIHELNHRVKNTLATVQSIAAQSLRGLEGAEADAARAAFEARLLALARVHDVLTRESWEGAELSAVVADAIRPLEAGDGRASRFQVQGPALRLPPRLALSIAMALHELGTNAVKYGALSTEGGTVEIAWTVRRLDEMQLSLRWSERGGPPVKKPTRTGFGSRLIERSLARELAGEVVLSYEPTGVVCTIDAPVPPPGLLERKGVAAPTRIAPLPLAG; encoded by the coding sequence TTGAGTCCGGACCATCACGCCGAGGGCGCGGGCGTCCCCGCGGTGATTCCCGCGCGCCGTTCCTGGCTGTCGCGGCGGCTGCACCGCTTCGGGCGAAACGGCTTCTCGACCCAGGTCTACCTGATCGCGCTGGTGATCGCGCTGATCGGCCCCGGCCTGCTGTTCACCAGCATCCTGCTGATGCGCTACGCCTCCGCCGAGCGGGCACGGTTCGAGCAGGACGCCCGCGAGAACGTGCGCGGCATCGGCCTGTCCCTGGACCGCGACACCGCCGGTCTCGTGTCGGTGCTGCAGACTCTGGCGACCTCACCGCGGATCCGGCAGGGCGACTTCGAGGCGTTCGACGCCCAGGCGCGCCTCGTCCGCGAATCGATCGACCTGGACGTGCTCCTGCGCCGGCCCAACGGGCAGGAGATGGTGAATACCGGCGTGCCGCGCGGTGCGCCGATGCCGGTCGTGACGCTACCCTTCGACCAGGATCTGGCCCGCGGGACGCAGCGCGCCATGGTGAGCGGCTACGTGCCGGGCCCGACGCCGAGCGAGGCCACCTACGCGGTCGGCGTGCCCGTGATGGTCGACGGCGAGGTCGGCTATATCCTGAGCTTCACCGTCCCCCTGTCGCGCCTGCAGGGCATCCTGTCCCGGGAGGTCGTCCCGGGCTGGACGACGGGGATCAGCGACAGGTCGGGCATCGTCCTGGCGCGCCTGCCCGATCCCGAGGCGGTGGTCGGCAAGCAGCGCCTCGCCAGCCTCCGCCAGGTGCAGTCGTCGACGCCCGGGGTCTGGGAGGGCCAGGATCGCCAGCACAAGCCGGTGGTGGTGATCGAGGCGCGCTCGCGGCTCACCGGCTGGATGGTCGCGACCAGCATCCCGCAGGCCCTCGTCGACGCGCGGGTGCGGCGCTGGATCTGGGCCTTCGCGGGCTTCGGCCTGCTGGTGCTGGCCACCTCGTCGCTCCTGGCGGTGAACCTCTGGTCGCGGGTCTCGCGCCCCCTCCGGCTGCTGGCCGCTTCGGGGCCTGCCCTGGCCCGGGGCGAGGCGATCCCGCGCGTGTCGTCGCCGGTCCACGAGATCCAGCGGCTCGGCGTCGTGCTGTCGGAGGCGTCTCTCCGGCTGCGCACCCGGGAGGAGGAGCGCGACCGGGCGCTCGCCGAGACAAAGCGCGGTCTGAGCGCCCTGAGCGAGTCCGAGGCGCGCTTCCGGCACATGGCCGATTCGGCGCCGGCCCTGATCTGGATGACCGACGAGACCGGCGCGGTCAGCTTCGCCAACCTCCATTTCGAGCACCTGTTCGGGCTGCCGGCCGCACGGTTCAACGACGACGGCTGGCACCAGATCGTGCATCCCGACGACCTGAAGAATTTCCGCAGCGCCTTCACGGAGGCGTTCGAGGCCCGGATCCCGTTCCGCACGGAGGCGCGGGTGATCGACCGGACGGGCGCGGTGCGCTGGCTCCAGTGCGAGGGCGTGCCGCGGCTCGACGACGCCCAGAACTTCCTGGGCTACACCGGCTGCAACATCGACATCACCGACACGAAGAACGCCGAGGAGCACCTCCTGCTCCTGATCCACGAGTTGAACCACCGGGTGAAGAACACCCTGGCGACGGTGCAGTCGATCGCGGCCCAGTCGCTGCGCGGGCTGGAAGGCGCCGAGGCCGACGCGGCGCGCGCCGCCTTCGAGGCGCGCCTCCTCGCCCTGGCGCGGGTGCACGACGTGCTGACCCGGGAGAGCTGGGAGGGGGCGGAACTCTCAGCCGTCGTGGCGGACGCGATCCGGCCGCTGGAGGCCGGCGACGGCCGGGCCTCGCGGTTCCAGGTTCAGGGACCGGCCCTGCGGCTGCCGCCGCGGCTCGCGCTGTCCATCGCCATGGCCCTGCACGAGCTCGGCACGAACGCCGTGAAGTACGGCGCGCTCTCGACCGAGGGCGGCACGGTCGAGATCGCCTGGACGGTGCGGCGCCTGGACGAGATGCAGCTCTCGCTCCGCTGGTCCGAGCGCGGCGGCCCGCCGGTGAAGAAGCCGACGCGGACCGGATTCGGCTCGCGCCTGATCGAGCGCAGTCTGGCGCGCGAGCTCGCCGGCGAGGTGGTGCTGAGCTACGAGCCGACCGGCGTGGTGTGCACCATCGACGCCCCGGTGCCGCCGCCGGGCCTCCTCGAGCGCAAGGGCGTCGCCGCCCCGACGCGGATCGCGCCGCTGCCGCTCGCCGGGTAG
- a CDS encoding PhzF family phenazine biosynthesis protein: MPRVTVVDVFTHAGTGGNPCPVVSDARALDAEAMRGVARRYGHESGFALPADDPAHDLHLRFFVPNHEMEMCAHATIGVLWVLAREGRLPDGSVRIATGSGSVTGFVSPRGADAWSVAITQSVGRVRPLTDEQSAAAQAALGIGRDALAARPVHNAVTSRIKTLVPMRDSAALNALAPASDAVEAACTRIGSTGLYPYAVLDGPARLFEARQFPRASGYPEDAATGIAAAALAFGLLQDGLIEPDDRPIRILQGRAMGRLSEIRVRLGFVDGRPVGCLLEGDVALAESADRVTATDEGGRIAG; the protein is encoded by the coding sequence ATGCCCCGCGTGACTGTGGTCGACGTCTTCACGCACGCCGGCACGGGCGGCAATCCCTGTCCCGTCGTCTCCGACGCGCGGGCCCTCGACGCGGAGGCCATGCGGGGCGTCGCCCGGCGGTACGGCCACGAATCGGGCTTCGCGCTGCCGGCCGATGACCCGGCCCACGATCTGCACCTCCGCTTCTTCGTGCCGAACCACGAGATGGAGATGTGCGCCCACGCCACGATCGGCGTCCTGTGGGTGCTCGCCCGCGAGGGGCGCCTCCCGGACGGGTCGGTCCGCATCGCCACCGGCAGCGGTTCCGTAACGGGGTTCGTCAGCCCGCGCGGCGCGGATGCTTGGAGCGTCGCGATCACGCAGTCGGTCGGCCGCGTGCGGCCCCTGACGGACGAGCAGAGCGCCGCAGCTCAAGCGGCGCTCGGAATCGGGCGCGACGCCCTCGCTGCGCGGCCGGTCCACAACGCTGTGACGTCCCGGATCAAGACGCTCGTGCCGATGCGCGACTCGGCGGCGCTGAACGCCCTCGCGCCCGCAAGCGATGCCGTCGAGGCTGCCTGCACGCGGATCGGGTCGACCGGGCTCTACCCCTACGCCGTGCTCGACGGCCCGGCCCGGCTGTTCGAGGCGCGGCAGTTTCCCCGCGCCTCCGGCTATCCCGAGGACGCCGCCACGGGCATCGCGGCCGCAGCCCTGGCCTTCGGGCTGTTGCAGGACGGCCTCATCGAGCCGGACGACCGTCCGATCCGGATCCTGCAGGGTCGGGCTATGGGCCGCCTGTCCGAGATCCGGGTGCGGCTCGGCTTCGTGGACGGCCGCCCGGTCGGGTGCCTGCTGGAGGGCGACGTCGCGCTCGCCGAATCCGCCGACCGCGTGACCGCGACGGATGAGGGCGGCCGGATCGCGGGGTAG
- a CDS encoding phytoene/squalene synthase family protein, which yields MPALPPEFAAAADRTACRMAIRAGSKSFFAAGQLLPADMREAAYGLYAFCRLSDDLVDDAASPADRRGAVARLEARIGQAYAGRPADAPADRAFAEIVAAHAIPEALPRALIEGFAWDAEGRRYADLGALHAYAARVAGSVGAMMSLIMGTRCPDALARACDLGAAMQLTNIARDVGEDARMGRLYLPLDWMREAGLDPDAFLADPRPSPALAGVVARLLAEADSLYARAEAGIAVLPRGCRPSIRAAGLIYAEIGRVVAAQGYDSVRHRARVTTARKLALIVRAIRTPADAAGLGAAPLPETAFLIEAVAAEPVLPMRARPALRPWWDVGGRVVHVLDLIERMREREAFGRSAPS from the coding sequence ATGCCCGCGTTACCGCCTGAATTCGCCGCCGCGGCCGACCGGACCGCCTGCCGGATGGCGATCCGGGCCGGTTCGAAGAGCTTCTTCGCGGCCGGCCAGCTGCTGCCGGCCGACATGCGCGAGGCGGCTTACGGCCTCTACGCCTTCTGCCGGCTGTCCGACGATCTCGTCGACGATGCGGCGAGCCCGGCCGACCGGCGCGGCGCCGTGGCGCGTCTCGAGGCCCGGATCGGTCAGGCCTATGCGGGCCGTCCCGCCGACGCCCCGGCGGACCGCGCCTTCGCGGAGATCGTCGCGGCCCACGCGATTCCGGAAGCGCTGCCGCGCGCGCTGATCGAGGGCTTCGCCTGGGACGCCGAGGGCCGGCGCTACGCCGATCTCGGGGCGCTCCACGCCTACGCTGCCCGGGTCGCGGGCTCGGTCGGGGCGATGATGTCCCTGATCATGGGGACCCGCTGTCCCGACGCGCTGGCCCGCGCCTGCGATCTCGGCGCCGCGATGCAGCTCACCAACATCGCGCGCGACGTCGGCGAGGACGCGCGGATGGGCCGCCTCTACCTGCCACTGGACTGGATGCGGGAGGCGGGGCTCGATCCGGACGCGTTCCTCGCCGATCCGCGGCCGAGCCCGGCCCTGGCCGGCGTGGTGGCCCGCCTCCTCGCCGAGGCGGACAGCCTCTACGCGCGCGCCGAGGCGGGCATCGCGGTGCTGCCACGCGGCTGCCGGCCCTCGATCCGGGCGGCGGGGCTGATCTACGCCGAGATCGGCCGGGTCGTCGCGGCGCAGGGCTACGATTCGGTCCGCCACCGCGCCCGGGTCACGACGGCGCGGAAGCTCGCCCTGATCGTCCGCGCGATCCGAACGCCCGCGGACGCGGCCGGCCTCGGCGCGGCCCCGCTTCCCGAGACGGCGTTCCTGATCGAGGCCGTGGCGGCCGAGCCGGTCCTGCCGATGCGCGCGCGCCCGGCGCTGCGGCCCTGGTGGGACGTCGGCGGCCGGGTCGTGCACGTCCTCGACCTGATCGAGCGGATGCGCGAGCGCGAGGCGTTCGGCCGCTCCGCACCGTCCTGA
- the hemC gene encoding hydroxymethylbilane synthase, giving the protein MLNRPLRIGTRGSPMALAQTGMVRDRIVAANPGLETELVVVTTVADKILDRPLSEIGGKGLFTKELEQALFAGEVDVAVHSMKDVETWLPDGLTIACILARDDPRDAFLSPHADGLAGLPAGARVGTSSLRRGAQVLMRRPDLRVVPLRGNANTRMRKLEAGECDATLLAIAGLERLGLESMARSVLSVEEMLPAVAQGALGIECRSDDAAIRDLLAPIACARTTIAVSAERALLAELDGSCRTPIAALAQIDGDTLRIDGLLFLPDGSRHWAASRQGPVAEAERIGREAGAALKAAAGDTYTRHLQ; this is encoded by the coding sequence ATGTTGAACCGCCCCCTGCGCATCGGCACCCGCGGCTCTCCGATGGCGCTCGCGCAGACCGGGATGGTGCGCGACCGGATCGTGGCGGCCAATCCGGGCCTCGAGACCGAGCTGGTGGTCGTGACCACCGTGGCCGACAAGATCCTGGACCGGCCCCTGTCCGAGATCGGCGGCAAGGGCCTGTTCACCAAGGAACTCGAGCAGGCCCTGTTCGCCGGCGAGGTCGACGTCGCCGTGCATTCGATGAAGGATGTGGAGACCTGGCTCCCCGACGGTCTCACCATCGCCTGCATCCTCGCGCGCGACGACCCGCGGGACGCGTTCCTGTCGCCGCACGCCGACGGACTGGCGGGGCTGCCGGCCGGCGCCCGGGTCGGGACCTCGTCGCTCCGCCGCGGCGCGCAGGTGCTGATGCGACGGCCCGATCTCCGAGTGGTCCCGCTGCGGGGCAACGCCAACACCCGGATGCGCAAACTCGAGGCCGGCGAGTGCGACGCGACGCTCCTCGCCATCGCGGGCCTGGAGCGCCTCGGCCTGGAGAGCATGGCGCGCAGCGTCCTGTCGGTCGAGGAGATGCTGCCGGCCGTGGCGCAGGGCGCCCTGGGCATCGAGTGCCGCTCGGACGACGCGGCGATCCGCGACCTCCTGGCGCCCATCGCCTGCGCGCGGACCACCATCGCGGTCTCGGCCGAGCGGGCGCTGCTCGCGGAACTCGACGGATCCTGCCGGACGCCCATCGCCGCCCTGGCGCAGATCGACGGGGACACTCTGCGGATCGACGGGCTGCTGTTCCTGCCCGACGGCAGCCGCCACTGGGCGGCGTCCCGGCAGGGACCCGTCGCGGAGGCGGAGCGGATCGGCCGCGAGGCGGGCGCGGCCCTCAAGGCGGCGGCCGGCGACACCTATACCCGCCACCTCCAGTGA
- a CDS encoding SelT/SelW/SelH family protein, whose product MHDGPAGAKPGSDVTVEGAARPGRPRVAITYCTQCNWLLRSAWMAQELLSTFRDDLGEVALVPATGGAFNIQLDGVLLWERVRDGGFPDVKALKQRVRDHLDPTRDLGHIDRS is encoded by the coding sequence ATGCACGATGGGCCAGCGGGCGCGAAGCCCGGCAGCGACGTGACGGTGGAGGGCGCGGCGAGGCCAGGACGGCCGCGCGTCGCGATCACGTACTGCACCCAATGCAACTGGCTGCTGCGCTCCGCCTGGATGGCGCAGGAACTCCTCTCGACGTTTCGCGATGATCTGGGCGAGGTCGCCCTCGTCCCGGCCACGGGGGGCGCTTTCAACATCCAACTGGACGGGGTGCTCCTGTGGGAACGGGTGCGCGACGGCGGTTTCCCGGACGTGAAGGCGCTGAAGCAGCGCGTGCGCGACCACCTCGACCCGACACGCGATCTCGGTCATATCGACCGGTCATGA
- a CDS encoding TerB family tellurite resistance protein, which translates to MPILLGLIGIIVAGLFWILRTHGAVKGLQEVNRDTKGLQRRAVSTFQNLVGTPLQRVRDPRLAAVILMIQLVRTGSPLTASEKTRILEYMERPLEVDRISATFERAWGYTQARLPFSQVADALAPLLRDALTVAERGELIAMLTQVASAHSPPSELQREGIARLKRRLLVGEGPVLVRGRGESA; encoded by the coding sequence ATGCCGATCCTGCTCGGCCTCATCGGGATCATCGTCGCGGGACTGTTCTGGATCTTGCGGACGCACGGAGCCGTCAAGGGCCTGCAGGAGGTCAACCGGGACACGAAGGGGCTTCAGCGCCGCGCCGTCTCGACCTTCCAGAACCTCGTGGGGACGCCGTTGCAGCGCGTCCGAGACCCGCGCCTGGCGGCGGTGATCCTGATGATTCAGCTGGTCCGGACCGGCAGCCCCCTCACCGCCAGCGAGAAGACGCGGATCCTCGAATACATGGAGCGTCCGCTCGAGGTGGATCGGATCTCGGCCACCTTCGAGCGGGCCTGGGGCTACACGCAGGCGCGTCTCCCGTTCTCGCAGGTCGCCGACGCCCTGGCGCCGCTTCTGCGCGACGCGCTGACGGTGGCCGAGCGGGGCGAGCTGATCGCGATGCTGACCCAGGTGGCCAGCGCGCATTCCCCGCCCAGCGAGTTGCAGCGGGAGGGCATCGCCCGCCTCAAGCGGCGCCTGCTCGTCGGCGAGGGACCCGTCCTGGTCAGGGGACGAGGCGAATCCGCCTGA
- a CDS encoding acyl-CoA carboxylase subunit beta, with protein sequence MKDILDKLEERRAQARLGGGEKRVEAQHKRGKLTARERIELLLDHGSFEEFDMFVQHRSTDFGMEKQKIPGDGVVTGWGTINGRTVFLFSKDFTVFGGSLSEAHAQKIVKVQDMALKMRAPIIGIFDAGGARIQEGVAALGGYGEVFRRNVMASGVIPQISVIMGPCAGGDVYSPAMTDFIFMVRDTSYMFVTGPDVVKTVTNEVVTAEELGGAKVHTTKSSIADGSFENDVEAILQIRRLLDFLPANNIDGVPELESFDDVNRIDASLDTLIPDNPNKPYDMGELIRRVVDEGDFFEIQSAYARNIITGFGRIEGRTVGFVANQPLVLAGVLDSDASRKAARFVRYCDAFGIPIVTFVDVPGFLPGTAQEYGGLIKHGAKLLFAYSQATVPLVTIITRKAFGGAYDVMASKHVGADVNYAWPTAQIAVMGAKGAVEIIFRSEIGDPEKIAARTGEYEDRFLSPFVAAERGYIDEVIMPHSTRRRIAKALGMLRTKKMEQPWKKHDNIPL encoded by the coding sequence ATGAAGGACATCCTCGACAAGCTCGAAGAGCGGCGGGCGCAGGCCCGGCTCGGCGGCGGTGAGAAGCGCGTCGAGGCCCAGCACAAGCGCGGCAAGCTCACGGCGCGCGAGCGCATCGAACTCCTCCTCGACCACGGGTCGTTCGAGGAGTTCGACATGTTCGTGCAGCACCGCTCCACCGATTTCGGCATGGAGAAGCAGAAGATCCCCGGCGACGGCGTCGTGACCGGCTGGGGCACGATCAACGGCCGCACGGTCTTCCTCTTCTCGAAGGACTTCACGGTTTTCGGCGGCTCGCTGTCCGAGGCGCATGCCCAGAAGATCGTGAAGGTTCAGGACATGGCGCTGAAGATGCGCGCCCCGATCATCGGTATCTTCGACGCCGGCGGCGCGCGCATCCAGGAGGGCGTCGCGGCGCTCGGCGGCTACGGCGAGGTGTTCCGCCGCAACGTCATGGCCTCGGGCGTCATCCCGCAGATCTCGGTGATCATGGGTCCCTGCGCGGGCGGCGACGTCTACTCGCCGGCCATGACCGACTTCATCTTCATGGTTCGCGACACGAGCTACATGTTCGTGACCGGCCCCGACGTGGTGAAGACCGTCACCAACGAGGTCGTGACCGCCGAGGAACTCGGGGGCGCCAAGGTCCACACGACCAAGTCGTCGATCGCCGACGGGTCCTTCGAGAACGACGTCGAGGCGATCCTCCAGATCCGCCGCCTCCTCGACTTCCTCCCGGCGAACAACATCGACGGCGTGCCGGAGCTGGAGAGCTTCGACGACGTCAACCGGATCGACGCGTCCCTCGACACGCTGATCCCCGACAACCCGAACAAGCCCTACGACATGGGCGAGCTGATCCGCCGCGTGGTGGACGAGGGCGACTTCTTCGAGATCCAGTCCGCCTACGCGCGCAACATCATCACCGGGTTCGGCCGGATCGAGGGCCGGACCGTCGGTTTCGTGGCCAACCAGCCGCTGGTGCTCGCGGGCGTGCTCGATTCGGACGCCTCGCGGAAGGCCGCGCGCTTCGTGCGCTACTGCGACGCCTTCGGCATCCCGATCGTCACCTTCGTGGACGTGCCGGGCTTCCTGCCGGGCACGGCGCAGGAATACGGCGGCCTGATCAAGCACGGCGCCAAGCTGCTCTTCGCCTACTCACAGGCGACGGTGCCGCTGGTCACGATCATCACCCGCAAGGCCTTCGGCGGCGCCTACGACGTCATGGCGTCGAAGCACGTCGGCGCGGACGTGAACTACGCGTGGCCGACGGCGCAGATCGCCGTGATGGGCGCGAAGGGCGCGGTCGAGATCATCTTCCGCAGTGAGATCGGCGACCCGGAGAAGATCGCGGCGCGCACCGGCGAGTACGAGGACCGGTTCCTCTCGCCCTTCGTGGCGGCCGAGCGCGGCTACATCGACGAGGTGATCATGCCGCACTCGACCCGCCGCCGGATCGCCAAGGCCCTCGGGATGCTCCGCACCAAGAAGATGGAGCAGCCCTGGAAGAAGCACGACAACATCCCGCTCTGA
- a CDS encoding metallophosphoesterase gives MLIMPSRRQFLTGLGVGAGLTAATGVYAFDVEPLHRLVVTSYAPSLPRWDPALRLRVAVLADFHICEPYMPFDRVAEIVAATNALAPDLVLLLGDYPAGRIAWRKLPLDQFARMMTELKAPLGTHAILGNHDWWDDHAVQRAGRGVPAVRRLLEAQGIPVLENQAVRLVKDGRPFWLAGLGDQLPFLNAWSTFSLADLPRTLRAVTDSAPVILMAHEPDIFVSVPDRVSLTLAGHTHGGQVRLFGHAPAIRKVRGHDYSYGHIVQDGRHMIVSGGFGMSRIPVRMGVPPEIVLLELGTSDASATAS, from the coding sequence ATGCTGATCATGCCGAGCCGCCGGCAGTTCCTGACCGGGCTCGGCGTGGGCGCCGGCCTCACCGCCGCGACGGGCGTCTACGCCTTCGACGTCGAGCCGCTGCACCGGCTCGTGGTCACGTCCTACGCGCCGTCCCTGCCGCGCTGGGATCCGGCGCTGCGCCTGCGGGTGGCGGTGCTGGCGGATTTCCACATCTGCGAGCCGTACATGCCGTTCGACCGGGTGGCGGAGATCGTCGCGGCCACCAACGCCCTCGCGCCCGATCTGGTCCTGCTGCTCGGCGACTACCCGGCCGGGCGCATCGCGTGGCGCAAGCTGCCGCTCGACCAGTTCGCCCGGATGATGACGGAGCTGAAGGCGCCCCTCGGCACGCACGCGATCCTCGGCAACCACGATTGGTGGGACGACCACGCCGTCCAGCGGGCCGGCCGCGGCGTTCCGGCGGTGCGGCGCCTGCTGGAGGCGCAGGGCATCCCGGTCCTGGAGAATCAGGCCGTGCGCCTCGTGAAGGACGGGCGGCCGTTCTGGCTGGCCGGGCTCGGCGACCAGCTGCCGTTCCTCAACGCGTGGAGCACGTTCAGCCTGGCCGACCTGCCGCGAACGCTGCGAGCGGTCACGGACTCGGCGCCCGTGATCCTGATGGCCCACGAACCCGACATCTTCGTCTCCGTGCCCGACCGCGTCTCGCTGACCCTCGCCGGCCACACCCATGGCGGCCAGGTCCGGCTGTTCGGCCACGCCCCCGCCATCCGGAAGGTGCGCGGCCACGATTACTCCTACGGCCACATCGTCCAGGACGGCCGCCACATGATCGTCTCGGGCGGTTTCGGGATGAGCCGGATCCCAGTGCGGATGGGCGTCCCTCCGGAGATCGTCCTCCTCGAGCTCGGCACGTCGGACGCGTCCGCGACCGCCAGCTGA